One window of Agromyces rhizosphaerae genomic DNA carries:
- the radA gene encoding DNA repair protein RadA — MARPSTSFRCSECGWTTVKWVGRCGECQQWGTVVEHGAAAAEAKAVRPAAVADASRARPITEAAAEDSRHRPTGVGEFDRVLGGGIVPGAAILLSGEPGVGKSTLLLEVAARAAASGRRVLYVSAEESVAQVRLRAERTGALHDTLFLASETDLATVLGQVDAVEPDLLIVDSVQTVSSAESDGVAGQPSQVREVASTLIRLAKQRHLPVLLVGHVTKDGSIAGPRLLEHLVDVVCQFEGDRHTALRFVRALKNRFGPTDEVGCFEMTGEGISEVPDPSGLFLSRSRVAVSGTCVTVALEGRRALPVEVQALVVSTNAPQPRRVVSGVDSSRVAMIIAVLERRAGYSRLGAHDVYVSTVGGVRLAEPGADLAIAVAIASAMSDRAVLAEIAAVGEISLAGEVRPVAAARQRAAEARRLGYRRLIDDEVGSVKAAVEHALMTRASAREQELDAVF, encoded by the coding sequence ATGGCCCGCCCCTCCACGTCGTTCCGCTGCTCCGAGTGCGGCTGGACGACGGTCAAGTGGGTGGGCCGCTGCGGCGAGTGCCAGCAGTGGGGCACCGTCGTCGAGCACGGCGCTGCTGCGGCCGAGGCGAAGGCCGTGCGGCCGGCGGCGGTGGCGGATGCCTCGCGAGCCCGGCCCATCACCGAGGCGGCGGCCGAGGATTCGCGGCATCGCCCGACGGGCGTCGGCGAATTCGACCGCGTGCTGGGCGGCGGCATCGTGCCGGGCGCGGCCATCCTGCTGAGCGGCGAGCCGGGCGTCGGCAAGTCGACGCTGCTGCTCGAGGTCGCGGCGCGCGCCGCTGCATCCGGCCGCCGTGTGCTGTACGTGAGCGCCGAGGAGTCGGTTGCGCAGGTGCGCCTGCGCGCCGAGCGCACGGGTGCGCTGCACGACACGCTCTTCCTCGCATCCGAGACCGACCTCGCGACCGTGCTCGGGCAGGTCGACGCGGTCGAGCCCGACCTGCTCATCGTCGACTCGGTGCAGACCGTGTCGAGCGCCGAGTCCGACGGCGTCGCCGGGCAGCCGAGCCAGGTGCGCGAGGTCGCGTCCACGCTCATCCGGCTCGCGAAGCAGCGACACCTCCCGGTGCTGCTCGTCGGGCACGTCACGAAGGACGGCTCCATCGCGGGCCCGCGACTGCTCGAGCATCTCGTCGACGTCGTCTGCCAGTTCGAGGGCGACCGGCACACGGCGCTGCGCTTCGTGCGCGCGCTCAAGAACCGGTTCGGCCCGACCGACGAGGTCGGCTGCTTCGAGATGACCGGCGAGGGCATCAGCGAGGTGCCCGACCCGAGCGGACTGTTCCTCTCGCGGTCGCGGGTCGCGGTGAGCGGCACCTGCGTGACCGTGGCGCTCGAGGGCCGGCGCGCGCTGCCGGTCGAGGTGCAGGCGCTCGTCGTCTCGACCAACGCGCCCCAGCCGCGGCGCGTGGTGAGCGGCGTCGACTCGTCTCGGGTGGCCATGATCATCGCGGTGCTCGAGCGGCGGGCGGGGTACTCGCGGCTCGGCGCGCACGACGTGTACGTCTCGACGGTCGGCGGGGTGCGGCTCGCCGAGCCGGGCGCCGACCTCGCGATCGCGGTGGCCATCGCGAGCGCGATGAGCGACCGCGCGGTGCTGGCCGAGATCGCCGCGGTCGGCGAGATCAGCCTCGCCGGCGAGGTGCGGCCGGTCGCGGCCGCCCGGCAGCGCGCCGCCGAGGCACGACGGCTCGGCTACCGCCGCCTCATCGACGACGAGGTCGGCAGCGTCAAGGCGGCCGTCGAGCACGCGCTCATGACCCGGGCATCCGCCCGGGAGCAGGAGCTCGACGCGGTGTTCTGA